From the Bacteroidota bacterium genome, the window ACCGGTGTACGATGAAATATCGAATGCATTTGTTGAATTGGATTGGGCTACCGAAGATGAACCTACCATGGGCTATGACCAAGCTTATGATCAAATAGTTTCGGTAGGTGAGATCATTTCAACAAAAATAGTTAGTGCTTATTTAACCTCTGTTGGCATTAAGAATAAATGGCAGGATGCACGCGATTTTATTTGTACAGACAATACTTATCGCGAAGGAAAGGTAGATTGGAATGCTACTGAAGTGAAAGCAAAGGAGAAACTTCAATTTGCCACGGAAAATATAGTGCTCACTCAAGGATTTATAGGAAGCACTTCCGAAAATTTTACTACTACATTAGGCAGGGAAGGAAGTGATTATACAGCTTCAATAATTGCTTATACAATGAATGCTGAAGATGTAACAATTTGGAAAGATGTGCCGGGTGTATTAAACGCCGATCCAAAATTTTTTGCAGATACAGTAATGCTGAATCAATTGAGTTATCAGGATGCAATAGAATTAACCTACTATGGTGCTACTGTAATACATCCCAAAACCATAAAGCCGCTTCAAAATAAAGGTATACCACTTCGTGTAAAATCTTTTTTGGCTCCCAGCAATCAAGGAACTATAATTGACGCGAATGCTACTCACAACGCTGTTCCTTGTTTTATTTTTAAAACTGAACAAATGTTGATTTCTATTTCTCCAAAGGATTTTTCATTTATTGTTGAAGAAAATTTGAGTCAGCTTTTTTCAGTATTTGCAAGCTGTAATATCAAGATAAATTTGATGCAAAATTCGGCTATCAGTTTTTCAATTTGTGTGGATAACAATGAACACAAGGCAGAACAATTAATTGAAAAATTGAAACAAGAATACCGTGTATTGTTCAATGAAAAACTTGAATTAATAACTATTCGAAATTACGATCAGGCTACAATTGACAGGGTTTCGAAGGGTAAATTAGTAATACTTGAGCAAAAAAGCCGAACAACAATACAACTGGTAGTGAAAAGCAAGTAGGAAAAATTCTACTTACTTTAAAATACTTATACTCTAATTTTACATAGTTTTTATAAAATTTAACTTTTACAATTTATCCTATCAATTAACGAGAAATTCAAAAATTAACGACGATGAAAAAAATTTATCTTATTGCTGTTACCATGTTTGCTTTAGTTGCATTTCAACATTCCAATGCCCAAAGTTGGTCGCTCGATTCAAGTTTTAATTCGAATGGAATTAATAAGTTCAATTTTAATAATAATATCGATCGCCTATTTGGAAGTGTGCTTCAATCAGACCAAAAGTTGGTAGTTGTAGGACTTAGTAAAAGTGGCAGTAACTTTCAATTGTGCGTTGCTCGTTTTTTAGTTAATGGCATACTCGATACTAGTTTTAGCAACGATGGAAAAGCCTATATCAGCATGGGAAATCAAGGTTCAATTGGAGGGATTACTCCCAATGTAAAAATTGATAATTCAGGAAAACTTGTGTTAGTAACATCAGGAAGAGGCGGAACAAGTCAGGATGTGCTGGTTGCCAGATTGAATTCAAATGGCACTGCCGATTTAAGTTTTAATGGATCAGGAAGCACTTTTATTGATGTGCTTGGCAGTAATACGCAACCCGATGTAGGAACAGATTTAGATTTTGATTCCTATGGAAATATATACATTGTTGGAACAACCGGAGTTTCACCACCCATCGATAATCAAACATGTGTGCTTAAGCTTTCAAACAATGGTACTTTGGTTAACACTTTTGATTCAGATGGGATGAAATTATATAATCCCGGCGCAG encodes:
- a CDS encoding aspartate kinase; this encodes MRVFKFGGASVKDAAAVKNVAAILQLFPNEKLVVVISAMGKTTNALERITEATFSNRAAIESLIAEIKKYHFGILEELFNDNTSPVYDEISNAFVELDWATEDEPTMGYDQAYDQIVSVGEIISTKIVSAYLTSVGIKNKWQDARDFICTDNTYREGKVDWNATEVKAKEKLQFATENIVLTQGFIGSTSENFTTTLGREGSDYTASIIAYTMNAEDVTIWKDVPGVLNADPKFFADTVMLNQLSYQDAIELTYYGATVIHPKTIKPLQNKGIPLRVKSFLAPSNQGTIIDANATHNAVPCFIFKTEQMLISISPKDFSFIVEENLSQLFSVFASCNIKINLMQNSAISFSICVDNNEHKAEQLIEKLKQEYRVLFNEKLELITIRNYDQATIDRVSKGKLVILEQKSRTTIQLVVKSK